A window of the Sneathiella sp. P13V-1 genome harbors these coding sequences:
- the gcvA gene encoding transcriptional regulator GcvA: MSFSHGEDHLPSIRMLRAVDAVVRLGSFTKAADELNVTQGAISRQIQELEKLLGVQLFTREGPKLTVNEAGQEFVSHAAIALGTIREGMRAVRDQEKESFVTLSMLPSVAAKWLAPRLGRFSAENPDIDLRVTASRNLVNFKKDGVDIAIRYGKGHWPHLDAKPLYKESVFPVCSPNFLKTHDLKTPSDLAKVMLLHADIEEDWHAWFAKAGAENVGVPRGPRLGDDTTILQAAIDGHGVALGRSALVVDDLMAGRLVIPFDICLSATYSYWLVTPEGVAPTAQMQQVERWIVEEFTNMPAINPSLYVPQAN; this comes from the coding sequence ATGAGTTTTTCTCATGGAGAAGATCATCTTCCATCCATTCGGATGTTGCGCGCAGTTGACGCTGTTGTCCGGTTGGGAAGTTTCACCAAAGCGGCGGATGAACTGAACGTCACCCAAGGAGCCATCAGCCGGCAGATACAGGAGCTGGAAAAGCTTTTAGGCGTTCAGTTGTTTACAAGGGAAGGGCCCAAGCTAACGGTGAATGAGGCTGGTCAGGAGTTTGTGAGCCATGCGGCCATTGCCCTTGGAACCATCAGGGAAGGAATGCGGGCCGTCAGGGATCAAGAAAAGGAGAGTTTTGTAACGCTTTCCATGTTGCCGTCGGTCGCGGCCAAATGGTTGGCGCCGCGGCTTGGTAGATTTTCTGCAGAAAACCCTGATATTGACCTTCGGGTAACAGCTTCCCGTAATCTGGTGAATTTTAAAAAAGACGGTGTAGATATAGCTATTCGATATGGCAAGGGTCATTGGCCGCACCTCGATGCAAAGCCTTTGTATAAGGAAAGTGTTTTCCCTGTCTGTTCCCCGAATTTTCTGAAAACCCACGATCTCAAAACTCCATCCGATTTGGCGAAAGTTATGCTTCTGCACGCGGATATTGAGGAGGATTGGCATGCCTGGTTTGCAAAGGCCGGGGCGGAGAATGTGGGCGTGCCGCGTGGGCCCAGACTTGGCGATGATACAACTATCTTGCAAGCCGCAATTGATGGTCATGGGGTTGCGCTGGGCCGTTCGGCCTTGGTGGTTGATGACCTGATGGCTGGGCGATTGGTCATCCCATTCGATATTTGTCTTAGCGCAACCTACAGCTACTGGCTGGTAACGCCAGAAGGTGTAGCGCCAACCGCCCAGATGCAGCAAGTGGAGCGTTGGATTGTGGAGGAGTTTACCAACATGCCCGCGATCAACCCGTCTTTATATGTGCCGCAAGCCAATTAA
- a CDS encoding SRPBCC family protein: MSETYQFERSHNILIDAAPEEVLDYVSNPNSWPEWIFASHHIESEDRPLVTGDTFLEKWHTKTGEAILNWKVTDWEKGKLWIGETHTPFTGTIIVRYDAEQVGNQCKYTRTLINPARPKPITDKMIAAIDEEASASLLNIKNNLEGRKT; encoded by the coding sequence ATGAGCGAAACTTACCAGTTTGAACGCAGCCACAATATTCTGATCGATGCGGCACCCGAAGAAGTTCTGGATTATGTGAGCAATCCCAATTCCTGGCCGGAGTGGATTTTTGCCTCTCACCATATTGAAAGCGAAGATCGACCTTTGGTCACCGGAGATACCTTCCTTGAGAAATGGCACACGAAAACAGGCGAAGCGATCCTCAACTGGAAGGTGACAGATTGGGAGAAAGGCAAGCTCTGGATTGGGGAGACACATACCCCATTCACCGGAACGATCATTGTCCGCTACGACGCCGAACAGGTGGGGAATCAATGTAAATACACCCGTACCCTCATCAATCCGGCGCGCCCCAAACCCATCACAGATAAAATGATCGCCGCCATTGATGAAGAGGCGTCTGCCTCCCTTCTCAATATCAAAAATAATCTGGAAGGACGGAAAACTTAA
- a CDS encoding VOC family protein — protein sequence MFSHVMVGADDIEKAKTFYDAILGALGHEPGVVDEKGRVFYITKKGVFSISKPIDGQPATHANGGTIGFAAASTEDADKFHEAGLANGGTTCEDPPGVREGRVSMYLAYLRDPSGNKICALHYVR from the coding sequence ATGTTTAGTCATGTAATGGTCGGTGCCGACGACATCGAAAAAGCAAAGACTTTCTATGATGCGATCCTCGGCGCGCTGGGTCATGAACCGGGTGTGGTTGATGAAAAAGGTCGTGTTTTCTACATCACCAAAAAAGGTGTGTTTTCAATCAGCAAGCCAATCGACGGTCAGCCTGCAACTCACGCCAATGGCGGCACAATCGGTTTTGCGGCGGCGTCTACTGAAGATGCGGATAAATTCCACGAAGCAGGCCTCGCCAACGGCGGTACAACATGTGAAGACCCTCCAGGCGTTCGCGAAGGCCGTGTGAGCATGTATCTTGCCTATTTACGCGACCCATCCGGCAACAAAATCTGTGCCCTGCACTATGTGAGATAA